The Bacillus sp. NEB1478 genome contains the following window.
AAGAGGTTAACACAATATGATTGGGAAAAACATTTATGAACTTCGGAAACGGAAAGGCATAACTCTTACTGAACTTGCAGATCGCTCAAAAGTATCAAAATCGTATTTAAGTAATATTGAAAGAAGGTTAAATAAAAATCCTTCCATTCAAGTCGTTGAAAAAATTGCACTTGTTTTAGATGTAGAGGTAAAAGCACTGTTAAGCAATAAATTAGATAGTGAGCATATGGAGGTAGAAAAAGAGTGGGTGGAATTTGTTGTTGAACTAAAAAGTTTAGGAATCAACAAAGAAATTATTCATGAATATCGTGAGTTAATAGAATTTATTAAATGGAAGAAAAGTGAAGCTGGAAATCAAGAATAAACAGTGAAAAGTGAGTTGATATGTATTAGAATAATTACCCTTTTAAGTCGTTTTTGTCT
Protein-coding sequences here:
- a CDS encoding helix-turn-helix transcriptional regulator codes for the protein MIGKNIYELRKRKGITLTELADRSKVSKSYLSNIERRLNKNPSIQVVEKIALVLDVEVKALLSNKLDSEHMEVEKEWVEFVVELKSLGINKEIIHEYRELIEFIKWKKSEAGNQE